One region of Triticum aestivum cultivar Chinese Spring chromosome 6B, IWGSC CS RefSeq v2.1, whole genome shotgun sequence genomic DNA includes:
- the LOC123138268 gene encoding nuclear-pore anchor isoform X2 encodes MPLFMSDEELRLLGGDVAAVAERADAAIRELRNQVDTVRAEADAAAIAAEQTCALLEQRFTTLSAEVDRYQAEAAELTAASERRAADLASSQAEIHQLRIQAIAKDGEVERLKVEISELHKSKCQSLELIEQRDAEIREKDDVIQSYHDKMVNQADSSAGKEARIHEVEAKLTHCQATCNRIEQEKELLEKHNLWLDEELKAKVKNLSDLRKANMDEESRMSAKIVELEREISESTSSLRRSKERISELEQRVSYMEKELLSAKDAAAANEQRLGAELSTVMKLAELHKESSSEWSKKAGELEGVIKALETHLTQVEDDYKEKLGKETLAKSDLEMEVANLKQKIQKCELDLENSRKSGEMSLVPFTNIAAEPADLSDTPMKEMSLSDDVNRNDLMIVPRVPSGVSGTALAASLLRDGWSLAKIYEKYQEATDALRHERFGRRHAEAVLERVLHEIEEKAELILDERAEHERMVEAYALMDHKLQQALLEHDNFENTIRNLKSELKRWERDHFIANKEIDDLQKQVAVLLKECQDVQLRCGSSVPVVGHGAASASISNGMSNAENNNHAHMTFNDINGLVQQNVQLRNKVHMLSTDLENKGVELRESFQIELKRITDDAASRVEKVMKKSEEQAIMIESLHRSVAMYRKLCEEQQKTRFSIENISSNLQDDGRKDLMVLFEGSQEISKKTHEQVSERARKLDEELTKLRTELMSLRSERDKAVLEASFARDRLNGFMAEIDHQRKEANSVSLRNAELMHLVVDYEKRLRESSDSMQALEESSRKLSMEVSILKHEKEILVKSERRSLDEVNSLSERVHRLQATIDTIHTTDEVQENARSMERRNQQEYIKRLERDWAELKKEVQEQRDHVRVLALDKKNAFEGCMKQVEDMRQELQSSWKASSDAEARAAVAEAKCTDLEAKLKSKRIIFRDGGHDNSAVNEVNDELFRLKEELEKCKEEAQANKNYMLQYKEIANSNEVALKQMESAYQDYKTESEMAKRSLEDEITKLRSKLSEFEKSYVMKCEEAASAIEVKEKDITALMNDITILRNEVSQKVLRIENLEVELASSKSALDEQCKRWRSAQDNYERQVILQSETIQELTNTSKQLSSLQQEMAKLRQTADAHKAENDALRTSGEQEKIELVKEKDEALRKYSELNDQNKILHNRLEALHIRLAEQERGIAGLSSQRTDSHGEDDLHGVVSYLRRSKEIAETEISLLKQEKSRLQIELESALKSSKEAHDLLRSQADSARSSMFKDEEFKSLQLQVREINLLRESNIQLREENRHNFEECQKFREEVNKAKIEAERLNKILLEKQVYAEVCTKDLDMKKTEIANLNQRISELVENSRGVDLNTYETMKGELQNVKSTLRENSVELERAKNLLSERDVAIRNLDEKLAGCQSELGAREKKLNDVEASLKSEIDKQKKITFTYKKKVELLMREKADLIKENKSLLKQIEDLKSSQKMPMETSNVQAVKEKDIRIQTLEKILEKERDDLKKEKANRKKAENIFYVAVQNLSKEKKQIEGSIEKHRQAVKEVIEHYSGQSSQIPSGSAVEEQFRSYFLAAKKMEESPSPFQDGSTSQTPPIETPTVDAAATGRQVATPPRPAQVKVLEEKAVSSLPKPSTEQRRSRRVLVRPSLERIEEPQADAATPAVDGSAVQEKGGTSTERGSTVVQEKGGPSLERETSGSVSVLPSGRKRLMPSSQMRDDASHGEANDANPPSKKPKEDSAQSSSELKTDQSAPEDVTTEAPVVISMNNQDVQQQAGEEMNTDQASMPIEEVEDIKDDEAGNNDDMEEYTGASMDIEGQDAEVNMDSDAVAVEDVPLKSEAVVESFDEDQKLEDAKEEGQITTATDAEDEREEGELPDEPEQQSDSSPLDIGEQASDAFRAASPSGAAAKSDADMSEEIVEGDGTAELAEVEPDQSPLAQSGGADASPSRTTDGSPVREPSPSNPAIAGASSDQQNPGTAAETVGRTINLTERAIQNRTNRQNRLVRTSTSQPSSSRGRSREAGRGRGRARRGGQP; translated from the exons GTAAATCAGGCTGACTCTTCTGCTGGTAAAGAGGCTAGGATACACGAGGTTGAAGCTAAGTTAACTCACTGCCAGGCGACATGCAACCGCATTGAACAG GAGAAGGAGCTTCTTGAAAAGCATAATCTCTGGCTTGATGAGGAACTGAAAGCAAAAGTAAAGAATCTATCTGATCTAAGAAAGGCAAACATGGATGAGGAGTCTCGGATGTCAGCAAAGATTGTAGAG CTTGAAAGAGAGATTTCTGAATCTACAAGTTCCTTGAGGCGAAGCAAAGAACGGATTTCTGAGCTTGAGCAAAGAGTGTCTTATATGGAGAAG GAGCTACTCTCAGCAAAGGATGCTGCAGCTGCTAATGAGCAACGCCTTGGCGCTGAGCTTTCAACt GTCATGAAACTTGCTGAACTTCACAAAGAAAGTTCTAGCGAATGGTCAAAGAAGGCTGGGGAACTTGAAGGTGTTATTAAAGCTTTGGAG ACACATTTGACCCAAGTTGAAGATGATTACAAGGAAAAGCTTGGGAAGGAGACCTTGGCCAAGAGTGATCTTGAAATG GAAGTTGCCAACTTAAAGCAGAAGATACAGAAGTGTGAACTCGATTTGGAAAATTCAAGAAAGTCTGGTGAAATGAGCCTTGTACCATTCACCAACATTGCAGCAGAACCCGCTGATTTAAGTGATACACCCATGAAAGAAAT GTCACTTTCTGATGATGTAAATCGGAATGACCTAATGATAGTTCCAAGAGTACCTAGTGGTGTTTCTGGAACTGCATTAGCTGCTTCTCTTCTTCGTGATGGCTGGAGT CTTGCTAAGATATATGAGAAATATCAAGAAGCCACTGATGCTTTACGCCATGAGAGGTTTGGGAGGAGACATGCTGAAGCGGTTCTGGAAAGG GTCTTACATGAAATTGAGGAGAAGGCTGAACTCATCTTAGATGAGCGAG CCGAGCATGAGAGGATGGTTGAAGCTTATGCTCTAATGGATCACAAATTGCAGCAGGCATTGTTGGAGCATGATAATTTTGAGAATACCATAAGGAATCTAAAG TCGGAGTTGAAAAGGTGGGAACGCGATCATTTTATTGCTAACAAGGAGATAgatgacctgcaaaaacaa GTCGCTGTTCTTTTAAAGGAATGTCAAGACGTACAGCTTCGTTGTGGTTCTAGTGTTCCCGTTGTAGGTCATGGTGCTGCTTCTGCCAGCATAAGCAATGGCATGTCTAATGCTGAAAATAATAACCATGCACAT ATGACATTTAATGATATTAATGGGCTCGTTCAGCAAAATGTTCAACTTCGAAATAAAGTTCACATGCTCTCTACCGATCTTGAAAATAAGGGCGTGGAACTCAGG GAGAGCTTCCAAATCGAGCTGAAGAGAATCACAGATGACGCTGCATCAAGAGTTGAAAAAGTTATGAAGAAATCTGAAGAACAAGCAATAATGATTGAATCTCTTCATAGATCT GTTGCGATGTACAGGAAATTGTGTGAAGAACAGCAGAAGACTCGTTTCAGTATCGAAAACATATCCAGTAATCTGCAAG ATGATGGCAGAAAGGACCTGATGGTGCTGTTTGAAGGATCACAG GAGATCTCGAAGAAAACACATGAACAAGTCTCTGAGCGGGCCAGAAAACTTGATGAAGAGTTGACCAAGTTGAG GACTGAGCTTATGTCTTTGCGATCTGAGCGTGACAAGGCAGTGCTGGAAGCTAGTTTTGCTCGAGACCGGCTTAATGGGTTCATGGCAGAGATTGATCACCAG AGAAAGGAAGCTAATTCTGTTTCACTCAGAAATGCGGAGTTGATGCATTTAGTAGTTGATTACGAAAAAAGACTCCGTGAAAGTTCAGATTCTATGCAAGCTTTAGAGGAGAGCTCAAGGAAACTGTCAATGGAG GTGTCTATTTTAAAGCATGAAAAAGAGATTTTAGTGAAGTCAGAGAGAAGATCTTTGGATGAAGTCAACAGTTTGTCTGAGAGAGTGCACCGTCTGCAG GCCACCATTGACACAATACATACTACTGACGAGGTTCAAGAG AATGCAAGGTCAATGGAAAGGAGAAATCAACAGGAGTACATCAAGCGACTAGAG AGAGACTGGGCTGAACTAAAGAAGGAGGTTCAAGAGCAACGAGATCATGTTCGCGTCCTGGCACTTGACAAGAAAAATGCCTTTGAGGGCTGCATGAAGCAGGTAGAGGATATGAGACAAGAGTTACAGAGCTCATGGAAAGCTTCTAGTGATGCTGAGGCGAGGGCTGCTGTTGCAGAG GCAAAGTGTACTGATCTGGAGGCGAAACTCAAATCAAAAAGG ATCATATTTAGGGACGGTGGTCATGATAACTCAGCAGTAAATGAG GTGAATGATGAGCTTTTCCGGTTGAAAGAGGAGTTGGAAAAATGCAAGGAGGAAGCACAAGCAAATAAAAACTATATGCTTCAG TACAAAGAAATTGCAAACTCAAATGAAGTTGCATTGAAGCAAATGGAATCGGCATACCAGGATTACAAAACTGAG TCCGAAATGGCCAAAAGAAGCCTGGAAGATGAGATCACTAAGTTGAGAAGTAAGTTGTCTGAATTTGAGAAAAGCTATGTGATGAAGTGTGAAGAAGCTGCCAGTGCAATTGAAGTTAAAGAGAAGGATATCACTGCTCTTATGAATGACATTACGATCCTGAGGAATGAAGTTTCCCAGAAAGT ATTGCGGATTGAGAACTTGGAAGTTGAATTGGCTTCCTcaaagagtgctcttgatgagcaGTGTAAGCGTTGGCGTAGCGCGCAAGACAACTACGAGCGGCAG GTTATCCTGCAATCTGAAACAATACAGGAGCTGACAAATACTTCTAAGCAACTGTCTTCATTGCAGCAAGAAATGGCAAAGCTTCGTCAAACAGCAGATGCACACAAGGCTGAAAAT GATGCTCTAAGAACGTCTggtgagcaagaaaagatagagttGGTGAAAGAAAAGGATGAGGCCCTTCGGAAGTATAGCGAGCTAAATGATCAG AATAAGATTCTACACAACCGACTAGAAGCTTTGCACATTCGATTAGCTGAGCAAGAACGGGGTATTGCTGGGCTTTCATCGCAACGAACCGACTCACATGGAGAGGATGATTTGCATGGCGTTGTCAGCTACTTGCGCAGATCAAAGGAAATA GCAGAAACAGAAATATCGTTGCTTAAGCAGGAGAAATCACGGCTTCAGATAGAG CTGGAAAGTGCATTGAAGTCCAGCAAGGAGGCACATGACTTGCTCCGCAGTCAAGCTGATAGTGCAAGATCATCAATGTTCAAGGATGAAGAATTCAAGTCGCTGCAACTCCAG GTTAGAGAAATTAATTTGCTTCGTGAAAGCAACATACAGCTTAGAGAGGAGAACCGACACAATTTTGAAGAATGCCAG AAATTCCGTGAGGAAGTTAACAAAGCTAAAATAGAGGCTGAAAGGTTGAATAAAATTCTACTGGAGAAACAGGTATATGCTGAAGTATGTACAAAAGATCTAGACATGAAGAAGACTGAAATAGCAAATCTCAACCAAAGGATTTCTGAG TTGGTTGAAAACAGTAGAGGCGTCGATTTGAACACATATGAGACCATGAAGGGTGAACTTCAAAATGTCAAA TCAACCTTGAGAGAGAATTCAGTTGAGCTTGAGCGTGCAAAGAATCTTCTTTCCGAGAGGGACGTTGCCATAAGAAATTTAGATGAGAAGCTTGCTGGCTGTCAGTCTGAATTGGGAGCTAGGGAAAAGAAGCTGAATGATGTTGAG GCTAGCCTGAAATCTGAAATTGATAAACAGAAGAAGATTACCTTCACCTACAAG AAAAAGGTTGAATTGTTAATGCGGGAGAAGGCGGATcttataaaagaaaataaaagccTTTTGAAGCAGATTGAAGATCTTAAATCAA GTCAGAAAATGCCGATGGAAACATCAAATGTTCAGGCCGTAAAAGAGAAGGACATCAGGATACAG ACACTGGAAAAAATCTTGGAGAAGGAGAGAGATGATCTCAAGAAAGAAAAGGCAAACCGCAAAAAGGCTGAGAATATTTTCTACGTTGCTGTTCAAAATCTATCAAAG GAGAAAAAACAAATAGAGGGATCGATTGAGAAGCACCGGCAGGCTGTGAAGGAGGTGATTGAG CATTATTCTGGACAATCATCTCAAATCCCGTCTGGATCAGCAGTAGAGGAGCAGTTCCGTTCATATTTCCTCGCGGCTAAAAAAATGGAGGAGTCTCCTAGCCCGTTCCAAGATGGTTCAACTAGCCAGACACCACCTATTGAAACTCCCACTGTTGACGCAGCTGCGACAG GACGGCAGGTAGCTACTCCGCCAAGGCCTGCTCAAGTTAAAGTGTTGGAGGAGAAAGCAGTTTCTTCTTTGCCCAAGCCAAGTACTGAACAACGCAGATCAAGAAGGGTGCTCGTTCGGCCTAGTCTTGAACGAATTGAAGAGCCCCAGGCTGATGCGGCTACACCAGCTGTCGATGGTTCTGCAGTACAGGAGAAAGGTGGCACGTCGACAGAACGAGGTTCCACAGTAGTTCAGGAAAAAGGTGGCCCATCACTGGAGCGTGAAACTTCTGGCAGTGTGTCTGTATTGCCTTCTGGTCGCAAACGTCTCATGCCATCATCGCAGATGAGAGATGATGCATCACATGGAGAGGCTAATGATGCCAATCCTCCATCAAAGAAACCTAAAGAGGATTCTGCACAGAGTTCCAGTGAGTTAAAAACTGATCAATCGGCCCCTGAAGATGTAACCACTGAGGCTCCTGTGGTTATTTCGATGAACAACCAAGATGTGCAGCAACAGGCTGGAGAAGAGATGAACACGGATCAGGCTTCCATGCCAATTGAAGAGGTTGAGGACATCAAGGATGATGAAGCGGGTAACAATGATGACATGGAAGAATATACAGGTGCATCAATGGACATCGAAGGCCAGGATGCTGAAGTTAATATGGACAGTGATGCAGTTGCTGTGGAAGATGTGCCGCTTAAGTCAGAGGCAGTAGTGGAATCGTTTGATGAAGACCAGAAACTCGAAGATGCGAAGGAAGAGGGCCAGATTACTACAGCCACCGATGCTGAGGATGAGAGGGAGGAGGGGGAGTTGCCGGATGAACCCGAACAACAATCAGATAGCAGTCCCTTGGATATTGGTGAGCAAGCAAGTGATGCTTTCAGGGCAGCATCTCCAAGTGGGGCAGCAGCAAAGAGCGATGCAGACATGTCAGAGGAGATTGTAGAAGGTGATGGTACTGCTGAACTTGCCGAGGTGGAGCCAGACCAAAGCCCTCTAGCACAGTCAGGCGGAGCGGATGCATCACCAAGCAGAACCACTGATGGATCCCCTGTACGTGAACCTTCCCCTTCAAACCCAGCCATTGCTGGCGCATCTTCTGACCAACAGAATCCCGGTACTGCAGCAGAGACTGTGGGGAGAACAATCAACTTGACGGAGAGAGCAATACAAAACAGAACAAACAGACAAAATAGACTTGTACGGACAAGCACTTCACAGCCTTCCTCTTCCAGGGGCCGTTCTCGAGAAGCTGGGCGCGGACGTGGACGTGCCCGGCGAGGTGGTCAGCCATAG